The DNA region TGTTATTCAACCGAAATTTCAAAGTGTAGATGATTATGTTGTTTCAAAGTTAGCACCTGAGCTAGATGAAGAGTTATTGGTCCACATTGCTCAACATCGTCGTCGTACCACGAATGCACCAGATTTCACATGGAGTGCAATGGGTGGCGATAAACGTGGCTATAAAAAATATCCGCATTTTACATTAGGGATTACGGAAGATTACCTAGTGATGTGGTTATCATTTATTGATAATCCAGTCAATGAAAAAGAAATGGCTGATTCATTTTTAAAACAGCCAAGTTTATTTGAGGGATTGCCTGAAGGAACTGTTTTAAACTTTGATCATACTGTGAACAACTACCATGAATTTAATACAGATAATTTAATCAAAGGGTTGGAGCGTTGGCGTGATGTCAAAAAAGGTGAGTTTCAAATTGGTCGCGTGTTATTAAAAACAGAGACGCTGTTATCACAGCCTGCTAAAGCCCTAGACTACATTTCTGAAACCTATTTATCATTAGTTCCACTTTATCAAGATGCCATTAAATACTCTGTGAAATAAGCGAGTGATACAGTTTCGATATGGTGTACTAGTTTTGTGCTAATACAGAAAGTTAAAATCATGAGTTAATGATGATAAAAACTTGAAATCCCTTGAATAATCGTGCTGATTTAGCTAGAATAGACAAGGAATAGAAATTGTTACAATACATTGAAGAAAGAGGTGGGAAAAATGCCTCAAAACAAGGTAGAAAAAGGATTTGAATTGCTTGATCAATGTGTGACGTTAATGCAAGGTTCACTAAATTCGACATTTATCGATAGCTATATCGAAGTGGCGGGTAATCTTGTTAATAACTATCAAGTTCAGGTTCAAGATGGTTTGCCTAATGCAGAAACAGCAACCAAATTAACGGAACTTTACACAGAGTTTAAGAATTTGGATTTAGCTAAGGAAGAACGTCGAAAAGTAACGCAGTTAGTCTTGTTAAAAGGAACGATGGCGGAACCGCTACAGCCAAATCACCAACTAACACCCGACTCACTAGGTTTCCTATTTGTTTATTTAGCAGAGCAGTTATTAGGGGATGACAAACGTCTGACGCTATTAGACTTAACAGCAGGTATGGGAAATTTAATGATGACTGTTATGACGAACTTAGAATTAGCAGGTTATAAAGTTTGGGGAACTGGTGTGGATGTTGATGATACATTATTGACAATTACTGCATTAAACAGCCAGATTTTAGAACAAGAAATTCAACTTTTCCATCAAGACAGTTTACAAAATCTGTTGCTTGAACCAAGTGATTTTGCAATTGCAGATTTACCAATTGGATATTATCCAGATGATGAAAACGCGCAAAATTTTGTGACAGGTGTAGCAGAGGGTCATTCATATGCCCATCATTTATTGATGGAACAAAGCATGGCTTACGTTAAAGGTGGTGGCTTCGGGGTCTTCTTAGTGCCGAGTAACTTCTTGGAAACTGAGCAAGCTGATAAGATTAAAGAGTGGATTACGGATAAAGTTTATCTGCAAGGAATCTTACAATTACCGACAGCTTTATTCAAAAACAAAGATTCTCGTAAATCAATCATCATCATTCAAAATCATGGTGAAGAGAGTCGTCAAGCGAAGGAAGTCCTGTTAGCAGATGTCCCATCGTTAAAAGATGCGCAACAAATGCAACAGTTTTTTAAAGAAGTATCTGAATGGAAAAACAAAAATTTAAATTAAAAATAAGGGAGTGTTTTAAACATGTCAAAAACAATCGCAATCAATGCAGGTAGTTCAAGTTTAAAATGGCAATTATTCGAAATGCCACAAGAAGAAGTTATCGCTTCAGGTATCGTAGAAAGAATCGGTCTTAACGATTCAATCTTCACAATTAAATACGGTGAAGGTCAAAAATTCAACGAAACATTAGATATTAACGATCACGAATTTGCAGTAAACCGTATTTTCGATAAAATGATGGAGTTAAACATCATTGCATCATTTGATGAAATTACAGGTGCTGGTCACCGTGTTGTTGCCGGTGGGGAAGACTTTAAAGAGTCAGCTTTAATCGACGAAGCAGCCTTACTTAAAATCGAAGCTCTTGCTGAGTTTGCACCATTACACAACCCAGCTGAAGCAAAAGTTATCCGTATTTTCCAAAAATTAGTTCCAGGTGCGGTAAACGTTGCTGTATTTGATACATCATTCCACACAACTATGCCTCCAGTAAACTACCTATACAGTATCCCAATGGAATACTACGATAAATATCAAGCTCGTAAATACGGAGCTCACGGTACTAGCCACCGTTATGTAGCTGATCGTGCTGCTGATATGTTAGGTAAAGATATTAAAGATCTTAAAATCATTACTTGTCACTTAGGTAATGGAGCGTCAATCACTGCTGTTGATGGTGGTAAGTCAATCGATACTTCTATGGGATTCACACCACTTGCAGGTGTAACTATGGGAACTCGTGCTGGTGATATCGATGCTTCACTATTACCATACTTAATGGAAAAAGAAGGTATGACAGACATTAAAGAAATGATCGATGTCTTAAACAAAAAATCTGGTTTATTAGGCTTATCAGGCGTATCAAGTGATATGCGTGAAGTTGAAGATTCAGATTCAGATAATGCTAAATTAGCACTAGAAATCTTTAACAACCGTGTCCAAAAATACATCGGTAGCTACATCGCTGCGATGAACGGTGTGGATGCTATTGTCTTCACTGCTGGTATTGGTGAAAATGGTGTTGAAGTACGTGAACAAATTATTAATGGTATTACATGGTTTGGCTGTGAAGTTGACCCTGCTAAAAACAATGTTCGTGGTAAAGAAGTTGAAATTTCAACTGATGATTCAAAAGTTAAAGTATTATTAATCCCAACTGATGAAGAAGTTATGATTGCTCGCGATGTTGAAGCGTTAAAATAAAAGATAAAAAAAGACCAAGTAGCTTAGCTACTTGGTCTTTTTTTTATCTATTTATTATCTAAGTCAGTTCTCACAACTAAGACATCGCATTTTGCATGACGAATGACGTATTCAGAAACGGATCCTATTAATAGACGTTCAACTGTATTTAATCCAGTTGCGCCAATAACAATTAAATCAACTTGATAATCTTTTGGTAGTTGTTTAGCAATCAGTGTTTTTGGGGTGCCGTATTCCACGACAGCTTCCACTTTTGATAGCCCGTGATCTTTCGCATAAGCAACTAATTGTTCTAGGGTTGCCTTTGCAACCGCTGTTGCTTGGTCCGCTAAATCATCATCGAAAGATGAAATAGTTTGAAAAGCACGCGTATCGATAATGTGAGCCAGCACTAATTTTGCTTGATTACGTTTGGCAACGTTGACGGCCTTTTTAAAAGCTAATTCAGCTTCTTCAGAACCATCTACGGCAACTAAAATTGTTTGGAATTTTTGGACCATGTGAACACCTCGTTTTTAGGATAATTGTTTAGCTAATTTAATACTAAAAATGGCTGAAATCACCATCATTAAACTAATAAAAATTAATGTAATTGTTTGTTGGTTGATAATTAAGCAAATTAAACCTAGGATGCTTAATGCTAATGTTGCTTTCCCGAATGAAAGAATGGTTTTAGTTGCCATTTCTTTTTTGTCATCAGGTGCTAAGACGCTGATGAAGGTCGTTCCTTTACGAGTTAAAAAGAAACCAATCGCTAATAACAAAATGATTGAAATGATTAATATAATGGAAAGCATAAGTAAAACTCCTTTAAAATAAAAATGGGTAAGATCCGTCGATGCCGTTGATCGTTCCGTAGTATTGATCCCGCGAGTTTGCAGGTGGGCTTCGCTATCTAGTCGTCAAACTACCAAGTGAAAAGGCTTGTTTTATTCCTAAATTCGTTGAATCCCGGCATAATACTAAAAAATGTTCGGTCAACACAGAGTGGCGCGATTCGCACATCACAGATTACCCACCCTCATAATAGCATAATCCCTTTAAATCAACAATGGAAAGGGTTTCTTTTATTGTTTGTTTAGACGGTTTATTTCTTCGTATCGACTAGCTAAGGCTTGTTCATATTTACCTGTATGTTTAGGTTCATAATAGCGGGCCTTTTTAATTTTGTCAGGTAGATATTGTTGTGACAACCAACCTTGCTCTGTTGCATGTGGGTACTGGTAATCTACACCACGGTTTAAAGCTTTAGCCCCTTGGTAATGACTATCTTTTAAATGATCGGGAATATCACCGGTATTTCCTGAACGAATGTCTGCGATAGCAGCATCTAATGCTGTATAACTTGAATTAGATTTAGGGGATAAGCATAAGTCGACAACCGCATTGGCTAATGGGATGCGAGCTTCTGGGAAACCTAGTTTTTCTGCAGCTTGAACAGCTGTAACTGTTCTGGCAGCCGCCGCAGGATTTCCTAAACCGATGTCTTCATAAGCGATAACCATCAACCGACGACAAATAATTAACATATCGCCAGCTTCGACTAATCGTCCTAAATAGTGAAGTGCTGCGTTGACATCACTTCCGCGAATTGATTTTTGCAAAGCTGAAATAACATCATAATGGGCATCGCCATTTTTATCATGGCTCATTGATTTTAATTGTACGCATTCTTCAATAATTGCTAAACTAATACTTATTTTTCCGTCAGTATTAGGGGGCGTTGATTTAACAGCTAATTCTAAACTGTTTAAAGCGCTTCTTAAGTCGCCATTTGTAGCGCGTGATAAGTGGACGAGTGCCATTTCATCAAGTTCAACATCATATTGACCAAGACCGCGCTCGTCATCTGCTAAAGCTTGGATTAAAGCATGATGAATATTTTCTTCTGTTAATGGTTTTACTTCAAAAATTTGTGCACGACTGCGGATGGCAGGGTTGATACTAATATAAGGATTCTCAGTAGTCGCCCCAATTAAAATGATTCGGCCATTTTCTAAGTGAGGTAGTAAAAAGTCTTGTTTGGTTTTATCTAGACGATGAACCTCATCAAGTAATAAAATAACGGTTCCGCTCATGCGAGCTTCTTCGGCTACTACTTGCAAATCTTTTTTTGTGTCGGTCGCGGCATTCAACATTCTGAAAGCATATTTTGTGGAACCAGCAATCGCACTGGCGATGCTGGTTTTGCCTGTTCCAGGTGGTCCGTACAAAATCATAGATGACAGCATTTTGGCGCTAACCATACGTTCGATAATTTTTCCTTTTCCAACTAAATGTTGTTGACCAATCACTTCAGATAAATTTCTAGGTCTCATTCGGTAAGCAAGAGGTTGAGTCATAAGGTATTACCTCCTTGTGTTTTCTTATTTTAATTATAACACAGAGTTAATTTGTGATTAGCAAAATAAATTGTTGGATTTAATTAGTAAAGGTCGCCTTTTCCATTGTAAATCGTTATAATATAAAGAGTTCAGAATGCTGGGAGTTTATCAGCTACTTAGAGGAGAAAATAATATGAAAAAAGAAAATATGTTGTACTTCTTAGAAGCGCAATTAGAAAAAAACTTAGGGGATTATGATTTTGCTATTGATTGGAATACCAAAAATCATACTGTTGAAGTGATTGCTGTTATTTATGCAGAGAATAAAGGCGAGCAAGTGATTGATGATGCTGAGGGTGTTCAGACTGCTGAAGATATTATTGAATTTGAAGATAGCTTGATGTTATATAATCCAGATAAATTCACGCCAAATGCCGAAGAGTATCTAACGCTAATTCCTTATGAAGGTAAAAAAGGAATTAAAAAAGCCGTGCTAGTCGCTTTAGGAAAATACTTAGGTCAAGTATTAACTGAAGGTGAAAGTGATTTGTTAGATTTCTTAGATGATGATGCTGCTGAAGTCTTCGAGTTGAACTGGAACCAAACAGAATTTGATGCATTATTAGAAAAAGCGAATCAGTCAACAGACTATATTGCTTATCCCAAATATTAGGAGTGTATAACAATGAAGTGGACAGAACTAAAAATTACAACAGCAAGTGAAGCGGTTGAAGCAATCTCAGCGCTAATGGTTGAAATGGGAGCAAGCGGCGTCGCGATTGAGGATGCTTTAGATGTGCAAAATTATGTGGAAGATGCTTATGGCGAATTACTGGATAAAGAAAATTTAAACCATGTCAAAGAAGGGGCAATTGTTAAAGCGTATTTCCCTGAGACAATTTTCTTACCAGAAATCTTACCGGCAATCAAAGAACGAATTGCAAAATTACCAGAATATGGTTTAGCAATTGGTGAAAATAAAATTGAAATGAGTGAAGTTGCTGAATCAGATTGGGCGACTGCTTGGAAGAAATATTATCACCCTGTTAACATTAGTCGTTATTTAACGATTGTTCCGAACTGGGAAGAATATGAAGCGAAATCAGCTGATGAAAAAATTATTAAGTTAGATCCAGGAATGGCTTTTGGTACGGGGACACACCCAACGACAATGGTAAGTCTTCATGCCCTTGAAATTGTGTTGCGTGGTGGCGAAACAGTTCTGGATGTTGGGACGGGTTCAGGCGTTTTGAGTATCGCTAGTAAACACTTTGGTGCAAAAGAGGTTCATGCGTACGATTTAGATGAAGTTGCTGTGGCAGCAGCTCAAGAAAATATGGATAT from Vagococcus coleopterorum includes:
- a CDS encoding DUF1054 family protein, with translation MFTKEDFNVFQVEGLEPRMAEIRRVIQPKFQSVDDYVVSKLAPELDEELLVHIAQHRRRTTNAPDFTWSAMGGDKRGYKKYPHFTLGITEDYLVMWLSFIDNPVNEKEMADSFLKQPSLFEGLPEGTVLNFDHTVNNYHEFNTDNLIKGLERWRDVKKGEFQIGRVLLKTETLLSQPAKALDYISETYLSLVPLYQDAIKYSVK
- a CDS encoding class I SAM-dependent methyltransferase, with product MPQNKVEKGFELLDQCVTLMQGSLNSTFIDSYIEVAGNLVNNYQVQVQDGLPNAETATKLTELYTEFKNLDLAKEERRKVTQLVLLKGTMAEPLQPNHQLTPDSLGFLFVYLAEQLLGDDKRLTLLDLTAGMGNLMMTVMTNLELAGYKVWGTGVDVDDTLLTITALNSQILEQEIQLFHQDSLQNLLLEPSDFAIADLPIGYYPDDENAQNFVTGVAEGHSYAHHLLMEQSMAYVKGGGFGVFLVPSNFLETEQADKIKEWITDKVYLQGILQLPTALFKNKDSRKSIIIIQNHGEESRQAKEVLLADVPSLKDAQQMQQFFKEVSEWKNKNLN
- a CDS encoding acetate/propionate family kinase, coding for MSKTIAINAGSSSLKWQLFEMPQEEVIASGIVERIGLNDSIFTIKYGEGQKFNETLDINDHEFAVNRIFDKMMELNIIASFDEITGAGHRVVAGGEDFKESALIDEAALLKIEALAEFAPLHNPAEAKVIRIFQKLVPGAVNVAVFDTSFHTTMPPVNYLYSIPMEYYDKYQARKYGAHGTSHRYVADRAADMLGKDIKDLKIITCHLGNGASITAVDGGKSIDTSMGFTPLAGVTMGTRAGDIDASLLPYLMEKEGMTDIKEMIDVLNKKSGLLGLSGVSSDMREVEDSDSDNAKLALEIFNNRVQKYIGSYIAAMNGVDAIVFTAGIGENGVEVREQIINGITWFGCEVDPAKNNVRGKEVEISTDDSKVKVLLIPTDEEVMIARDVEALK
- a CDS encoding universal stress protein is translated as MVQKFQTILVAVDGSEEAELAFKKAVNVAKRNQAKLVLAHIIDTRAFQTISSFDDDLADQATAVAKATLEQLVAYAKDHGLSKVEAVVEYGTPKTLIAKQLPKDYQVDLIVIGATGLNTVERLLIGSVSEYVIRHAKCDVLVVRTDLDNK
- a CDS encoding replication-associated recombination protein A; this translates as MTQPLAYRMRPRNLSEVIGQQHLVGKGKIIERMVSAKMLSSMILYGPPGTGKTSIASAIAGSTKYAFRMLNAATDTKKDLQVVAEEARMSGTVILLLDEVHRLDKTKQDFLLPHLENGRIILIGATTENPYISINPAIRSRAQIFEVKPLTEENIHHALIQALADDERGLGQYDVELDEMALVHLSRATNGDLRSALNSLELAVKSTPPNTDGKISISLAIIEECVQLKSMSHDKNGDAHYDVISALQKSIRGSDVNAALHYLGRLVEAGDMLIICRRLMVIAYEDIGLGNPAAAARTVTAVQAAEKLGFPEARIPLANAVVDLCLSPKSNSSYTALDAAIADIRSGNTGDIPDHLKDSHYQGAKALNRGVDYQYPHATEQGWLSQQYLPDKIKKARYYEPKHTGKYEQALASRYEEINRLNKQ
- a CDS encoding DUF3013 family protein; protein product: MKKENMLYFLEAQLEKNLGDYDFAIDWNTKNHTVEVIAVIYAENKGEQVIDDAEGVQTAEDIIEFEDSLMLYNPDKFTPNAEEYLTLIPYEGKKGIKKAVLVALGKYLGQVLTEGESDLLDFLDDDAAEVFELNWNQTEFDALLEKANQSTDYIAYPKY
- the prmA gene encoding 50S ribosomal protein L11 methyltransferase → MKWTELKITTASEAVEAISALMVEMGASGVAIEDALDVQNYVEDAYGELLDKENLNHVKEGAIVKAYFPETIFLPEILPAIKERIAKLPEYGLAIGENKIEMSEVAESDWATAWKKYYHPVNISRYLTIVPNWEEYEAKSADEKIIKLDPGMAFGTGTHPTTMVSLHALEIVLRGGETVLDVGTGSGVLSIASKHFGAKEVHAYDLDEVAVAAAQENMDMNPVAADVKVSANDLLKGIDIQADVIVANILADIILRLIPDAWNLVKPGGKFIVSGIIEDKKAEVLAALTAIGFEVTEVLQQADWFGIILTKPLEGE